A genomic window from Parvularcula sp. LCG005 includes:
- a CDS encoding YcgN family cysteine cluster protein: MDNSPPAAPEKPFWQAKTLAEMTEAEWESLCDGCGKCCLLLLEEDTMEGEAVLETSLCCRLFDGATRTCRQYADRHSIVPGCVQVTPANAGTLEWMPESCAYRRLAEGRSLADWHPLVSGRRESVVEAGIAVPDNLKSEKKVRARHYHRYVTGVRSTR, translated from the coding sequence ATGGACAATAGCCCCCCAGCCGCTCCCGAAAAGCCATTCTGGCAAGCGAAAACGCTCGCCGAGATGACCGAGGCGGAGTGGGAATCGTTATGCGATGGATGCGGGAAATGCTGTCTGCTTCTGCTGGAAGAGGACACGATGGAAGGCGAGGCAGTGCTGGAAACCAGCCTGTGCTGTCGCCTGTTCGACGGCGCCACCCGCACCTGTCGCCAATATGCGGATCGGCATTCCATTGTGCCGGGCTGTGTGCAGGTGACGCCCGCAAATGCCGGTACGCTCGAATGGATGCCGGAAAGTTGCGCCTATCGCCGTCTGGCAGAGGGGCGTTCGCTCGCTGACTGGCACCCATTGGTGTCCGGTCGCCGCGAGAGCGTGGTCGAGGCCGGCATCGCCGTCCCCGACAATCTCAAAAGCGAGAAAAAAGTGCGCGCTCGGCACTATCACCGTTATGTCACCGGTGTGCGCAGCACCCGCTAA
- a CDS encoding DNA-packaging protein has product MSSLDDFEKIAPGNAIYDWTLWARDDQLPDPQKTDWTTWLLMGGRGAGKTRAGAEWLAAQVRGGAARVALVGETYEDAREVMIDGPSGLCAIGNPAERPVYEASRHRLSWPSGAIGHVFSAEDPEGLRGFQFEAAWADELCKWRQAEQVWSNLQLGLRLGDRPRQVVTTTPRSMPLMKRLLADRRTLVSRATSFDNKAHLAEAFFTEIASTYEGTALGRQELYGEMVEDRAGALWSWQMIEAARIANAPPLDRIVVAIDPPVTSGPDADECGIIVAGVAGEGAARTAYVLADGTVHATSAAMWAERAVALYHAHGADRMIAEVNQGGDLVEEMIRLADPAVPIRQVRATRNKMVRAEPVSALYEKGRVRHVGEFAALESQLTAFTGTGREKSPDRLDALVWALTDLMLGHQQQPAIRVL; this is encoded by the coding sequence ATGAGCTCGCTCGACGACTTCGAGAAGATCGCCCCCGGGAACGCGATATACGACTGGACCCTGTGGGCCCGGGACGATCAGCTGCCGGATCCGCAGAAGACTGACTGGACCACGTGGCTGCTGATGGGCGGTCGCGGCGCGGGAAAGACGCGTGCCGGGGCCGAATGGCTGGCCGCGCAGGTCAGGGGCGGGGCGGCGCGTGTCGCGCTTGTCGGGGAAACCTATGAGGATGCCAGAGAGGTGATGATCGATGGACCGTCGGGCCTCTGCGCGATCGGCAATCCTGCCGAGCGCCCGGTCTATGAGGCGTCACGTCACCGGCTGTCCTGGCCAAGCGGGGCGATCGGCCATGTGTTTTCCGCCGAAGACCCGGAGGGGCTGCGCGGCTTTCAGTTCGAAGCAGCGTGGGCGGATGAATTATGCAAGTGGCGGCAGGCCGAGCAGGTCTGGAGCAATCTGCAGCTGGGCCTGCGTCTTGGTGACCGTCCACGGCAGGTGGTCACGACGACGCCAAGATCCATGCCGCTGATGAAGCGCCTCCTGGCCGACAGACGCACTCTCGTTTCCCGGGCCACGTCGTTCGACAACAAGGCGCATCTGGCGGAAGCGTTCTTCACGGAGATTGCGTCCACCTATGAGGGGACGGCCCTGGGTCGTCAGGAGCTATATGGTGAGATGGTGGAAGATCGCGCAGGCGCTCTTTGGTCGTGGCAGATGATCGAGGCAGCGCGAATTGCAAACGCCCCGCCACTGGATCGCATTGTCGTCGCCATCGACCCGCCCGTCACCAGTGGGCCGGATGCGGATGAATGTGGCATCATCGTCGCCGGCGTCGCAGGGGAGGGCGCAGCGCGGACCGCGTATGTGCTCGCCGATGGAACGGTGCACGCGACCAGCGCGGCAATGTGGGCCGAGCGGGCAGTGGCGCTCTATCACGCGCACGGTGCCGATCGCATGATTGCAGAGGTCAATCAGGGCGGCGATCTGGTTGAAGAGATGATCCGACTGGCAGATCCCGCCGTGCCCATCCGTCAGGTCCGCGCGACCCGAAACAAGATGGTTCGCGCAGAGCCGGTATCGGCTCTCTATGAAAAAGGCCGTGTGCGCCATGTGGGTGAGTTTGCTGCGCTGGAAAGCCAGTTGACGGCCTTTACCGGCACGGGTCGCGAGAAAAGTCCCGATCGTCTCGACGCCCTTGTCTGGGCCCTGACTGATCTGATGCTTGGTCATCAGCAACAGCCTGCCATTCGCGTCCTTTGA
- a CDS encoding phage portal protein — MFGLTTRKGDSSRAPEAKGTVLSDLIALHGMGQPSWTGRDSASLTTNGFGRNVIAYRCVQMIADAASAVPLILCQAGERQYDHPLCRLLRSPNPDQTGQALLEEVYGHLQIHGNAYLEIIDGDQGAAALYCLRPDRVQVQTGRDGWPSAYTYGAGTHKRVISRRPDGSMPLIHLRLFNPGDDRYGQAPMQVAGNAIDLHNTAMAWNKSLLDNAARPSGALVYRGEAGAGHLTGDQFDRLKAELSETFQGARHAGRPMLLDGGLDWKPMSLSPAEMDFIDLKNSASRDIALAFGVPPMLLGIPGDNTYSNYQQAVLAFWRHTILPLIGKVVAGLNHGLGLSDVEIGFDEERIDALADGRLARLDLLLSSDVLTSEEKRLALGYPALPEGGTQ; from the coding sequence ATGTTTGGATTGACCACCCGAAAGGGTGACAGCAGCCGTGCGCCCGAAGCTAAAGGAACCGTTCTGTCGGACTTGATCGCTCTTCATGGGATGGGCCAGCCCAGCTGGACCGGACGCGACAGTGCCAGCCTGACAACCAACGGGTTCGGTCGGAACGTCATCGCCTACAGGTGTGTACAGATGATTGCCGATGCCGCATCGGCGGTGCCGCTGATCCTGTGCCAGGCCGGTGAGCGTCAGTATGATCATCCACTTTGCCGGCTTTTGCGCAGTCCCAATCCGGACCAGACGGGTCAGGCACTGCTGGAGGAAGTGTATGGACATCTTCAAATCCACGGCAACGCCTATCTTGAAATCATCGACGGGGACCAAGGCGCGGCTGCCCTTTATTGCCTGCGGCCGGACAGGGTTCAGGTCCAGACCGGTCGTGATGGCTGGCCGTCAGCCTATACCTACGGCGCAGGCACGCACAAGCGGGTCATTTCTCGCCGCCCTGACGGCTCCATGCCTCTCATCCACCTGCGGCTGTTTAATCCGGGTGATGACCGATATGGCCAGGCCCCAATGCAGGTGGCGGGCAACGCGATCGACCTGCACAACACGGCTATGGCGTGGAACAAGTCGCTGCTCGACAATGCGGCCCGCCCCTCTGGCGCGCTGGTTTATCGAGGTGAAGCCGGGGCAGGACACCTCACTGGCGACCAGTTCGACCGCCTGAAGGCCGAGTTGAGCGAAACATTCCAAGGCGCGCGCCATGCGGGCCGACCGATGCTGCTCGACGGCGGGCTCGACTGGAAGCCCATGAGCTTGAGCCCGGCCGAGATGGATTTCATCGACCTGAAGAACAGCGCGTCGCGGGATATTGCGCTGGCCTTCGGTGTGCCGCCCATGCTGCTGGGGATTCCCGGTGACAACACCTATTCAAACTATCAGCAGGCGGTACTTGCGTTCTGGCGCCACACGATCCTGCCGCTGATCGGCAAGGTGGTCGCGGGCCTCAATCACGGGCTTGGTCTGTCAGACGTGGAGATCGGATTTGACGAGGAGCGTATTGACGCCCTGGCAGATGGCCGCCTTGCCCGTCTTGACCTTCTTCTTTCCAGTGATGTTCTGACGTCAGAGGAAAAGAGGCTGGCACTTGGCTATCCGGCTCTGCCAGAAGGCGGCACTCAATGA
- a CDS encoding HK97 family phage prohead protease: protein MGLADPSPVSEPDASLVEIEGYAAIFGSVDLSGDIVMPGAFSSVTRLSKNLIPDPASRVMMLYQHAVDQPIGRWTEMREDHHGLFVRGHLFADTARGGDLYHLLRRGAIDGLSIGFKPERVRRNRAGQRELHKVALWEVSIVTFPMAPQARITRVSAPGERLPRNLLSTTL, encoded by the coding sequence ATGGGACTTGCTGATCCATCTCCCGTGTCGGAGCCCGATGCGAGCCTTGTAGAAATCGAGGGCTATGCTGCGATCTTTGGCAGTGTCGACCTGTCCGGGGATATCGTCATGCCGGGTGCCTTCAGCTCAGTCACCAGGCTGTCGAAGAATCTTATCCCCGATCCCGCGTCCCGTGTCATGATGCTTTATCAGCATGCGGTAGATCAGCCGATTGGCCGCTGGACCGAGATGAGGGAGGATCATCATGGACTGTTCGTTCGCGGACACTTGTTCGCTGACACAGCGCGCGGCGGTGATCTTTACCACCTGCTCAGGCGCGGCGCGATCGACGGTTTGTCGATTGGCTTCAAACCGGAACGGGTACGACGCAACAGGGCCGGGCAACGGGAGTTGCACAAGGTCGCGCTATGGGAAGTATCGATCGTGACGTTTCCCATGGCCCCCCAGGCGAGGATCACCCGTGTCAGCGCGCCGGGTGAACGACTTCCCCGCAATCTTCTTTCCACCACCCTATGA
- a CDS encoding phage major capsid protein has translation MSLETKAQSDAPMKSAMHDLLYTFEQFKDANDQRLAEIEKRGHEDGLLTEKVDRLNSVVAEQKAAIERMSVLNARPAREGTALVAPTEAKQAFDGYMRSGLMAAPSIKSIAASDTDGAVIAPVETAQMIDSGLMAISPIRQIATVRQISGHTYRKPYQPGQFAAGWAGETASRPETATPSLQALDFPAMELYAMPATTQALLEDSIVDVSQWIADEVQVAFAEQETTAFITGNGTSRPRGFLDYTTADDSVRDSDELGTVSSSGASISGDDLINLIYTLPQAYRANGRFVMNRGTAAAVRKLKDADGNYLWSPGISAGQPSTLLGYAVTEAEDMSDVANAATPIAFGDFARGYLIVDRAGIQVLRDPFSAKPYVLFCTTKRVGGGVQDFSAIKFLKMSA, from the coding sequence ATGAGTTTGGAAACCAAGGCCCAGTCCGACGCCCCGATGAAATCGGCAATGCACGACCTTCTTTATACCTTCGAGCAGTTCAAGGATGCCAATGACCAGCGTCTGGCAGAAATTGAAAAGCGCGGCCACGAAGATGGTCTGCTGACGGAGAAAGTCGATCGGCTGAACAGCGTCGTGGCCGAACAGAAGGCGGCGATTGAGCGGATGTCCGTTCTGAATGCTCGCCCGGCGCGTGAGGGGACCGCTTTGGTCGCTCCAACTGAAGCCAAACAGGCCTTTGATGGCTATATGCGCTCCGGCCTGATGGCGGCTCCTTCGATCAAGTCGATTGCCGCAAGCGATACGGATGGCGCCGTTATCGCCCCGGTGGAAACGGCACAGATGATCGACAGTGGGCTGATGGCCATTTCTCCCATCCGCCAGATTGCGACCGTCCGCCAGATCAGTGGCCACACCTATCGCAAGCCGTACCAGCCAGGCCAGTTCGCGGCTGGTTGGGCCGGTGAGACAGCCTCACGCCCGGAAACAGCCACCCCGTCGCTGCAGGCGCTCGATTTTCCGGCCATGGAGCTCTATGCCATGCCTGCCACGACGCAGGCCCTGCTTGAGGACAGCATCGTTGACGTCAGTCAGTGGATTGCTGACGAGGTGCAGGTCGCTTTCGCAGAACAGGAAACCACAGCCTTCATCACCGGCAACGGGACCAGCCGCCCGCGCGGCTTCCTTGACTACACCACGGCCGATGACAGTGTCCGTGACAGTGATGAGCTGGGGACCGTCTCCAGCAGTGGCGCGTCGATCAGTGGCGATGACCTGATCAACCTCATCTACACGCTGCCCCAGGCCTATCGTGCCAATGGCCGGTTCGTCATGAACCGCGGTACGGCCGCCGCCGTCCGTAAGCTGAAAGATGCCGACGGGAATTATCTCTGGTCTCCGGGCATCAGCGCTGGTCAGCCATCGACCCTGCTCGGCTATGCGGTGACGGAGGCGGAGGACATGTCCGATGTTGCCAATGCTGCGACACCGATCGCCTTTGGTGACTTCGCCCGCGGGTATCTGATTGTGGACCGGGCCGGCATTCAGGTGCTGCGTGATCCGTTCTCGGCCAAACCTTACGTCCTGTTCTGCACGACCAAGCGTGTCGGCGGCGGCGTTCAGGACTTCTCCGCCATCAAGTTCCTGAAAATGAGCGCCTGA
- a CDS encoding phage head-tail connector protein, with product MFTQVTPPATLPIPLDALKAALRIDRDDEDALLDHVQRTAVTVIERRLDRALLRQSWSLSVQALPQGPLALRPGQVVSIDSVEATYGAATPFTLREDAIKKRLGDDAWVCVELPYTQGTDTFSSLTISFSAGAEDAGALPADLLHAVYLLSAHYYEERELFRRDRYVPVPLSVDALIAPYRLVRL from the coding sequence ATGTTCACACAGGTGACGCCACCGGCGACCTTGCCCATTCCGCTGGACGCGTTGAAAGCGGCCCTGCGCATTGATCGCGATGATGAAGACGCGCTGCTCGATCATGTTCAGCGAACAGCCGTGACGGTCATTGAGCGTCGTCTGGATCGAGCGCTGTTGCGCCAGAGTTGGTCCCTGAGCGTGCAGGCGCTGCCCCAGGGGCCGCTCGCCCTGCGCCCCGGCCAGGTCGTCAGCATTGACAGTGTTGAGGCGACCTATGGCGCGGCGACGCCGTTCACGCTTCGCGAAGACGCGATCAAAAAACGACTTGGCGATGACGCCTGGGTCTGCGTTGAGCTGCCCTACACCCAAGGCACAGATACATTTTCCAGCCTGACCATTTCCTTCAGCGCAGGTGCTGAGGATGCAGGCGCGTTGCCGGCCGACCTTCTCCACGCGGTCTATTTGCTGTCCGCTCACTATTACGAAGAACGCGAGCTGTTCCGGCGCGACCGTTATGTCCCTGTTCCCTTATCCGTAGACGCATTGATTGCGCCCTACAGGCTGGTGCGACTATGA
- a CDS encoding head-tail adaptor protein gives MIGDLRAQVTVLMPAPITDAGGGFEPSYDAGTNVDANVESLSSRRTSVAGRDRFRRRYRLTMRYQEAIGFSARIVYRGVVHRITDIRAGGDRQRTHTLTMEEIV, from the coding sequence ATGATCGGTGATCTGAGGGCGCAGGTGACGGTGCTGATGCCAGCGCCGATTACCGATGCCGGGGGCGGGTTCGAGCCCTCCTATGATGCTGGCACAAACGTCGATGCAAACGTGGAAAGCCTTTCCAGTCGGCGAACATCTGTCGCTGGACGTGACCGGTTCCGTCGCCGCTATCGCCTAACCATGCGGTATCAGGAGGCGATCGGGTTTTCGGCACGTATTGTCTATCGCGGAGTCGTTCACCGGATCACGGACATTCGTGCGGGTGGTGACCGTCAGCGTACGCACACCCTGACGATGGAGGAGATCGTATGA
- a CDS encoding DUF3168 domain-containing protein, whose amino-acid sequence MTLPASWAVQVALYDLLRNDAELQAVASTGVQIHDSVPDEPTYPFITVGEAKISDYPGLDGAREHDIRLHIYSKWGGRQEVRTITDLLQARLHDAVLPLDGHRLSQCRFAFADIFRPVEAETFHGVARFRLVTEPLTQTV is encoded by the coding sequence ATGACGCTGCCAGCTTCATGGGCGGTTCAGGTGGCCCTATATGACCTGCTACGAAACGATGCGGAATTGCAGGCTGTGGCGTCAACGGGCGTCCAGATCCACGACAGCGTGCCTGACGAGCCGACCTATCCCTTCATCACGGTCGGGGAGGCGAAAATATCCGACTATCCCGGACTGGATGGTGCACGTGAGCACGACATCAGACTGCACATCTATTCAAAATGGGGCGGCCGACAGGAAGTGCGCACCATCACCGATCTGTTGCAGGCGCGCCTCCACGACGCGGTCCTGCCGCTTGACGGTCATCGTCTATCGCAGTGCCGCTTTGCCTTCGCCGATATCTTCCGGCCGGTGGAGGCCGAAACGTTTCACGGGGTGGCGCGCTTCCGCCTCGTCACCGAACCATTGACCCAGACAGTCTAA
- a CDS encoding phage major tail protein, TP901-1 family: MAILRGKDLLLTLRMETGEFVPVGGLRTKTFSLSAGLVDITHADSGLWRTLLPSGGLRQANVAGSGVFIDDAAAIRARTLFFSGEAAEWQLVMPGSGTLTGPFQITNLDLSGDYRGEAGFSLSLSSAGEILFEAEDLT, encoded by the coding sequence ATGGCCATACTTCGCGGCAAGGACCTGCTGCTCACACTAAGAATGGAAACCGGTGAATTCGTGCCGGTCGGGGGCTTGCGGACGAAAACGTTCTCCTTGAGCGCCGGTCTCGTCGATATCACCCACGCCGACAGCGGTCTGTGGCGAACACTCCTGCCATCAGGTGGCCTGCGCCAGGCCAATGTGGCGGGCAGTGGGGTCTTCATCGACGATGCTGCCGCCATTCGTGCGCGAACGCTGTTTTTCAGTGGTGAGGCGGCTGAGTGGCAGCTCGTCATGCCGGGCAGCGGCACGCTGACCGGGCCATTTCAGATCACCAATCTCGACCTGTCCGGCGATTACCGCGGCGAAGCCGGCTTTTCCCTTTCGCTGTCATCCGCGGGCGAAATTCTGTTCGAAGCTGAGGATCTGACATGA
- a CDS encoding GTA-gp10 family protein, whose product MTSLRSEAHIDVDGVKLPLKLTLGALSEIEEALGIDTLTDLAFRLGNPSAAELIRILGILAKAAGDEDSDRRVRNGTINLREALGAIAMLFREILTGEAPGKPILGPTAGAAG is encoded by the coding sequence ATGACCAGTCTGCGCAGTGAAGCTCATATCGATGTTGACGGCGTCAAACTGCCGTTGAAACTGACACTGGGGGCGCTTTCCGAAATCGAGGAAGCGCTGGGTATCGATACCCTGACCGATCTTGCGTTTCGCCTTGGTAATCCGTCTGCGGCGGAACTGATCCGCATTCTGGGTATCCTGGCAAAGGCGGCGGGAGATGAGGATAGTGATCGGCGTGTGCGGAACGGGACGATCAATCTCCGAGAGGCACTTGGCGCGATTGCCATGCTCTTCCGCGAAATCCTGACCGGGGAGGCGCCGGGAAAGCCGATCCTCGGTCCGACCGCTGGCGCGGCTGGCTGA
- a CDS encoding phage tail assembly chaperone, with product MDEFWALGAAEWSLLVGEVVRPRDPDMTRADLLQLLNGVSRGDEPK from the coding sequence GTGGATGAGTTCTGGGCGCTGGGCGCTGCTGAATGGTCATTGCTCGTTGGCGAAGTCGTACGCCCGCGTGATCCCGACATGACCCGCGCCGATCTGCTGCAACTGTTAAACGGCGTGTCCCGTGGAGATGAACCTAAATGA
- a CDS encoding DUF2460 domain-containing protein: MPEGFHDVQFPVDIALGSRGGPVRRTDVVSLASGAERRTARWSASRRRFNAGYGVRSMADMHRLLAFFEAREGRRFAFRWRDPFDHRSGGATEEVTALDQPLGVGDGSTSLFQLTRRYQSGVQTTQRMIALPCSGTVRIAQDGFELSEGQDFTVNTLTGVVQITTPPASGAVLTAGFLFDIPARFDTDELILSLEPGGADIPDIPIVEVRF; this comes from the coding sequence ATGCCTGAAGGTTTTCATGATGTTCAGTTCCCGGTCGATATTGCTCTTGGATCACGCGGTGGACCGGTTCGCCGGACCGATGTGGTCAGTCTGGCCTCGGGTGCCGAGCGACGCACCGCGCGGTGGTCCGCCTCGCGTCGCCGCTTCAATGCGGGCTATGGTGTCAGGAGCATGGCCGACATGCACCGTCTACTGGCGTTTTTTGAGGCGCGAGAGGGTCGCCGGTTTGCCTTTCGCTGGCGCGATCCTTTCGATCATAGATCAGGCGGTGCGACTGAGGAGGTGACGGCGCTCGATCAGCCGCTTGGCGTGGGTGACGGTTCAACCAGCCTGTTCCAGCTGACGCGCCGCTATCAGAGCGGCGTTCAGACCACGCAGCGGATGATTGCCCTGCCGTGCAGCGGTACGGTACGGATTGCCCAGGACGGCTTTGAGCTGTCGGAGGGGCAGGACTTCACTGTCAATACTCTGACGGGCGTCGTCCAGATCACCACACCCCCGGCCAGCGGAGCTGTTCTGACAGCCGGATTTCTGTTCGACATCCCCGCCCGTTTTGACACGGACGAATTGATCCTGTCGCTCGAGCCGGGCGGGGCGGACATTCCCGATATTCCGATCGTTGAGGTGCGTTTCTGA